From the Desulfosarcina sp. BuS5 genome, one window contains:
- a CDS encoding IS4 family transposase, with product MDIFNIPKKNFNPQSHARFLKPLQKIFPDTPQLKSRGHRPLKMTFEDQLHALIFFHLQEHESARDLIQHLKEDDFAKECVAPDGGISRSSFSEIINSRGLEQLEYVFQALCSQAQNALPSNYSDLGELVSIDGSLIDAVLSMYWADYRKGAKKAKGHFGFDVNRKIPIKIHLTNGNGAERPFVRSILTKGQTGIMDRGYQSHKDFDLLQDEKKHFVCRIKAKTTRTIIKEQPVDPDSYIFYDAVVLLGTPGVNQTRKPVRLVGYKIAGVKYFVATDRYDLTAEQVATVYKLRWDIETFFKWWKKHLKVYHLIAHSRYGLMVQILAGLITYLLMAIYCHEQFNEPVLIKRIRQLRNTIQNELRTDEKNVWSNNLIIKEQMLYAKT from the coding sequence ATGGACATATTCAATATCCCAAAAAAGAATTTTAATCCCCAATCTCATGCTCGATTTCTCAAACCTTTGCAAAAGATTTTTCCTGACACGCCACAGCTTAAATCCCGAGGTCACAGGCCATTGAAAATGACTTTTGAAGATCAGCTTCACGCACTGATATTTTTCCATCTACAAGAACATGAATCAGCTCGTGATCTTATTCAACACCTTAAAGAAGACGATTTTGCCAAAGAATGTGTCGCTCCAGATGGAGGGATCAGTCGTAGCAGTTTTTCCGAAATTATCAATTCTCGAGGGCTTGAACAGCTTGAATATGTTTTTCAAGCTCTTTGCAGCCAGGCACAAAATGCTTTACCATCAAATTATTCAGATCTCGGTGAACTCGTTTCCATTGATGGATCTTTAATTGATGCAGTTCTGTCCATGTACTGGGCTGATTACAGAAAAGGCGCTAAAAAAGCAAAAGGCCATTTCGGCTTTGATGTCAATCGCAAGATTCCTATAAAAATTCATCTGACAAATGGAAATGGCGCTGAACGCCCCTTTGTCAGGTCTATCCTTACAAAAGGCCAAACAGGAATCATGGATCGGGGGTATCAATCACATAAGGATTTTGATCTTCTTCAGGATGAAAAAAAACATTTTGTTTGCCGCATCAAAGCGAAAACAACAAGAACTATTATCAAAGAGCAGCCTGTTGATCCCGACAGCTATATTTTTTATGATGCTGTGGTTCTTCTTGGCACTCCTGGGGTAAACCAGACCAGAAAGCCGGTTCGACTGGTTGGTTATAAAATTGCCGGTGTCAAATATTTTGTGGCAACTGATCGTTATGATCTTACAGCCGAGCAGGTTGCAACCGTTTATAAGCTTAGATGGGATATCGAAACTTTTTTCAAATGGTGGAAGAAACATTTAAAAGTGTACCACTTGATTGCTCACAGTAGATATGGCCTGATGGTTCAAATCCTTGCGGGGTTAATAACCTACCTGCTTATGGCCATATACTGCCATGAACAGTTTAATGAACCTGTATTAATAAAGAGGATTCGTCAGCTTAGAAATACCATCCAGAACGAATTACGTACTGACGAAAAAAACGTATGGTCTAATAATCTTATTATCAAAGAGCAAATGCTATATGCAAAAACTTAA
- a CDS encoding ABC1 kinase family protein, translating to MRFKIGRIGRTYRHMQRYRQIVTVLIKYGFGDLVDVLKIEQYLEIGLKIVSRKRRGKMESLSRAERVRMVLEKLGPTFIKMGQILSTRPDLLPVEYIKELPKLQDDVLPFTFSDVQKIIEDEFKKPVNEIFSEFDEQPIAAASIGQVHKAVSLDGERVVVKIQRPGIKRIIEVDLEIMLHLAGLMERHLEGWDIQHPTKIVQEFAATLEKELDYTLEAVYMERFARQFEGDTRIHVPKIYREFMTKRLLTMECIEGVKSSDLDGLEKNGLDRFKIARVGFDLIMKQIFVNGFFHADPHPGNIFVLPGNIICFIDFGMMGRINLRSRENFADLILSIVKRDEMKVVDAILNLTEYDDSPDYHSLERDVTEFMDKYCYRPLKEVKLGNLLHQLLELTTRHCLNIPPDLFLMIKALSTIEGLGTKLDPDFDVVKQAAPFVRRLHLKRFNPRRIVENMADSGSEFYHLLQEVPGEIRDILKMIKRGTIKMEFEHRGLKPMLATHDRISNRLVFAIVLASLIIGSALIVLSDVPPKWHDIPVIGLIGFLFAGVMGFWLLILILRSGRM from the coding sequence ATGCGTTTTAAAATAGGCCGAATCGGGCGTACCTACAGACATATGCAGCGATACCGTCAAATTGTGACAGTGCTGATAAAATACGGTTTCGGAGATCTGGTGGATGTTTTGAAGATCGAGCAATATCTGGAGATCGGCTTAAAGATTGTCTCCCGTAAGCGCAGAGGGAAGATGGAATCCTTGTCGCGGGCTGAAAGGGTCAGGATGGTATTGGAAAAGCTGGGGCCGACTTTTATAAAAATGGGCCAGATTCTTTCCACCAGGCCGGATCTTCTGCCGGTTGAATATATCAAAGAGCTGCCCAAGCTGCAGGATGATGTACTCCCGTTTACTTTCTCCGATGTTCAAAAAATTATCGAAGATGAGTTTAAAAAACCTGTTAACGAAATTTTCTCGGAATTTGACGAGCAGCCCATCGCAGCCGCTTCCATCGGACAGGTACACAAAGCTGTGAGCCTGGATGGAGAAAGGGTGGTTGTAAAGATACAGCGTCCCGGCATCAAACGTATAATTGAAGTAGACCTGGAGATAATGCTTCATCTGGCGGGCCTGATGGAAAGACACCTGGAAGGATGGGATATACAGCATCCGACAAAAATAGTGCAGGAATTTGCCGCAACCCTGGAAAAAGAACTCGATTATACTCTTGAAGCTGTTTACATGGAGCGTTTTGCCAGGCAGTTTGAAGGTGACACGCGGATTCATGTTCCAAAAATATACAGAGAATTCATGACAAAACGTCTCCTTACCATGGAATGTATTGAGGGAGTGAAATCTTCAGATCTGGATGGATTGGAAAAAAACGGGTTGGATCGATTTAAAATCGCCCGGGTCGGTTTTGATCTCATTATGAAGCAGATTTTCGTAAATGGTTTTTTTCATGCTGACCCCCACCCGGGCAACATTTTTGTTTTACCCGGTAATATTATCTGTTTTATAGATTTCGGGATGATGGGGCGTATAAACTTAAGGAGTAGAGAGAATTTTGCAGATTTAATATTAAGCATTGTCAAGAGAGATGAGATGAAAGTGGTAGACGCTATTCTTAATCTCACAGAATATGACGATTCACCGGACTACCACTCCCTGGAAAGGGACGTCACCGAGTTTATGGATAAATATTGTTACAGGCCTTTAAAGGAGGTGAAGCTTGGCAATTTGCTGCACCAGTTGCTTGAGTTGACTACCAGGCACTGTCTTAATATACCTCCCGATCTCTTTCTTATGATAAAGGCTTTGAGCACTATTGAAGGGCTGGGCACTAAACTGGATCCGGATTTTGATGTTGTAAAACAGGCGGCTCCTTTTGTGCGCCGATTACATTTAAAACGTTTTAACCCACGCAGAATAGTAGAAAATATGGCTGATTCCGGATCAGAATTTTATCATCTTTTGCAGGAGGTACCCGGTGAGATTCGAGATATACTAAAGATGATAAAACGGGGTACCATCAAAATGGAATTTGAGCATCGGGGATTAAAGCCGATGCTTGCCACCCATGACAGGATCAGCAACAGATTAGTATTTGCCATAGTGCTGGCATCCCTGATTATCGGGTCCGCCTTGATTGTTTTGTCGGATGTTCCACCCAAATGGCATGATATACCCGTAATAGGTTTAATAGGCTTTCTTTTTGCAGGAGTTATGGGCTTCTGGCTGCTGATATTGATTTTACGAAGCGGGAGGATGTAG
- the ltrA gene encoding group II intron reverse transcriptase/maturase — MGDTQMSQTISTKSREIARTVACNSRPIEWGQPPVLTGGSSLIKIELLAQSNPELVFTSVVHRIDFDLLKQSFRKIRKSKSAGVDKVTAKEYAENLDQNLYNLYERLRRGQYVASPVKRIWIDKEGGKKRPIGIPVLEDKIVQKAAAAILNVIFDRNFYNFSHAFRKGRSQHMAIKDLREQCLKQNISWIVSADITGLFDNINHELLKDMIRRRVSDGGMIRLIGKWLNAGVMEEGNLTYSETGTPQGGVISPVLSNIFLHYVLDDWYVKEVIPRMKGRCSIIRWADDFILGFEYEKDALRVMDVLPRRFEQFELSLHPEKTKLIRFSKRISGKGNGTFDFLGFTFYWSKSLKGYMVIKKKTARKRSSRFMKRIWIWCKDNRHKPMAEQYEILCSKLRGFYQYFGVISNYKVLEVVFEYTEKAWRRWLSRRSHKGEVMFEDLRTTYPLPLPRIVHNI, encoded by the coding sequence ATGGGAGATACACAGATGTCACAAACCATATCAACAAAAAGCCGAGAAATTGCAAGAACGGTCGCTTGCAATTCCAGACCGATAGAATGGGGACAACCACCGGTGTTAACAGGTGGGTCATCCCTTATCAAAATCGAGCTGCTTGCTCAAAGTAATCCTGAACTGGTATTTACATCAGTAGTCCATCGGATAGACTTTGATTTACTGAAACAATCCTTTCGTAAAATTCGGAAAAGCAAATCTGCAGGAGTGGACAAGGTTACGGCAAAGGAGTATGCCGAAAATCTTGATCAAAACCTCTATAATCTGTATGAACGACTGCGGAGAGGACAGTACGTTGCGTCTCCTGTAAAGCGTATCTGGATAGACAAGGAAGGAGGGAAAAAGCGTCCAATTGGCATACCTGTACTTGAGGATAAAATTGTCCAGAAAGCAGCAGCAGCCATATTGAATGTCATATTTGACAGGAATTTTTACAATTTTTCCCATGCATTCAGAAAAGGTCGGAGCCAACACATGGCAATCAAAGATTTACGTGAGCAATGCTTGAAGCAGAATATCAGCTGGATAGTAAGCGCAGATATTACAGGACTATTTGACAATATTAATCACGAGTTACTTAAAGACATGATACGTCGGAGAGTAAGTGACGGCGGAATGATTCGCCTGATAGGGAAGTGGTTGAATGCAGGCGTAATGGAGGAAGGCAACCTGACGTACTCTGAAACGGGCACTCCACAGGGAGGAGTAATTTCCCCTGTGCTCAGTAATATCTTTCTTCATTATGTTTTAGATGACTGGTACGTGAAAGAAGTGATCCCCCGGATGAAAGGGAGATGCTCCATCATACGCTGGGCGGATGATTTCATCCTCGGGTTCGAGTATGAAAAAGACGCATTGCGTGTCATGGATGTATTACCCAGGCGGTTCGAACAGTTCGAGCTGTCACTTCACCCGGAAAAGACAAAACTGATTCGATTTTCCAAACGCATTAGCGGAAAGGGAAACGGGACGTTTGATTTTTTAGGGTTTACATTTTACTGGTCAAAATCATTAAAAGGGTACATGGTAATAAAGAAAAAGACGGCAAGAAAGCGTTCAAGCCGTTTTATGAAGAGAATATGGATATGGTGCAAGGATAACCGTCATAAGCCAATGGCCGAGCAGTATGAGATTCTTTGCAGTAAACTGCGAGGTTTTTACCAGTACTTTGGAGTAATAAGTAACTACAAAGTGCTGGAAGTTGTGTTTGAATATACTGAGAAAGCATGGCGTCGATGGTTAAGCCGAAGAAGTCACAAGGGCGAAGTAATGTTCGAGGACTTGCGCACAACATACCCACTGCCATTACCCAGAATAGTCCATAATATTTGA
- a CDS encoding IS4 family transposase, which translates to MDIFNIPKKNFNPQSHARFLKPLQKIFPDTPQLKSRGHRPLKMTFEDQLHALIFFHLQEHESARDLIQHLKEDDFAKECVAPDGGISRSSFSEIINSRGLEQLEYVFQALCSQAQNALPSNYSDLGELVSIDGSLIDAVLSMYWADYRKGAKKAKGHFGFDVNRKIPIKIHLTNGNGAERPFVRSILTKGQTGIMDRGYQSHKDFDLLQDEKKHFVCRIKAKTTRTIIKEQPVDPDSYIFYDAVVLLGTPGVNQTRKPVRLVGYKIAGVKYFVATDRYDLTAEQVATVYKLRWDIETFFKWWKKHLKVYHLIAHSRYGLMVQILAGLITYLLMAIYCHEQFNEPVSIKRIRQLRNTIQNELRTDEKNVWSNNLIIKEQMLYAKT; encoded by the coding sequence ATGGACATATTCAATATCCCAAAAAAGAATTTTAATCCCCAATCTCATGCTCGATTTCTCAAACCTTTGCAAAAGATTTTTCCTGACACGCCACAGCTTAAATCCCGAGGTCACAGGCCATTGAAAATGACTTTTGAAGATCAGCTTCACGCACTGATATTTTTCCATCTACAAGAACATGAATCAGCTCGTGATCTTATTCAACACCTTAAAGAAGACGATTTTGCCAAAGAATGTGTCGCTCCAGATGGAGGGATCAGTCGTAGCAGTTTTTCCGAAATTATCAATTCTCGAGGGCTTGAACAGCTTGAATATGTTTTTCAAGCTCTTTGCAGCCAGGCACAAAATGCTTTACCATCAAATTATTCAGATCTCGGTGAACTCGTTTCCATTGATGGATCTTTAATTGATGCAGTTCTGTCCATGTACTGGGCTGATTACAGAAAAGGCGCTAAAAAAGCAAAAGGCCATTTCGGCTTTGATGTCAATCGCAAGATTCCTATAAAAATTCATCTGACAAATGGAAATGGCGCTGAACGCCCCTTTGTCAGGTCTATCCTTACAAAAGGCCAAACAGGAATCATGGATCGGGGGTATCAATCACATAAGGATTTTGATCTTCTTCAGGATGAAAAAAAACATTTTGTTTGCCGCATCAAAGCGAAAACAACAAGAACTATTATCAAAGAGCAGCCTGTTGATCCCGACAGCTATATTTTTTATGATGCTGTGGTTCTTCTTGGCACTCCTGGGGTAAACCAGACCAGAAAGCCGGTTCGACTGGTTGGTTATAAAATTGCCGGTGTCAAATATTTTGTGGCAACTGATCGTTATGATCTTACAGCCGAGCAGGTTGCAACCGTTTATAAGCTTAGATGGGATATCGAAACTTTTTTCAAATGGTGGAAGAAACATTTAAAAGTGTACCACTTGATTGCTCACAGTAGATATGGCCTGATGGTTCAAATCCTTGCGGGGTTAATAACCTACCTGCTTATGGCCATATACTGCCATGAACAGTTTAATGAACCTGTATCAATAAAGAGGATTCGTCAGCTTAGAAATACCATCCAGAACGAATTACGTACTGACGAAAAAAACGTATGGTCTAATAATCTGATTATCAAAGAGCAAATGCTATATGCAAAAACTTAA
- the tnpC gene encoding IS66 family transposase → MKTPERIDLDVKQLDALLKRVKELLPPEDYELIKAMADTIYLLSQCVDNKAASIRRLLRMLFGATTEKTGKTKAHPKKKNSVKAKKGHGRKPAKNYTGAKKVRVFHDTLKPGDNCPECLKGKVYELKEPQRIIRITGNAPLSGTVYEMQRLRCNLCGAIFTASTPENVGEDKYDAKAKAMIALLKYGTGMPFNRLKDLQQSLGIPLPASTQFEIVDQMAMELTPIYQEFIRQGAQGDIIHNDDTTMKVLSLMKENKENNPERKGIFTTGILSKTDDHKIALFFTGRQHAGENLMDLLKRRIGLSPPIQMCDALSRNVPKEFETLLANCLTHGRRQFVDVLQSFPEECSYVLEILAEVYKNDKITKEQNMEAEERLRFHQDNSGPLMKKLNTWFHKQIDQHLVEPNSGLGQAIGYMLKHWEALTLFLREPGVPLDNNICEQALKKVVLHRKNALFYKTEHGAMVGDLFMSLIHTCNLSGTNPFDYLTALLEHASELSESPDKWMPWNYKSALIEPDNPEA, encoded by the coding sequence GTGAAGACCCCGGAACGTATAGACCTGGACGTCAAGCAGTTAGATGCTCTTTTAAAGCGTGTTAAAGAACTGTTGCCACCTGAGGACTATGAACTCATCAAGGCTATGGCTGACACTATCTACCTTTTAAGTCAGTGTGTGGACAATAAAGCCGCCTCCATACGACGGCTGTTGCGCATGCTGTTTGGTGCAACTACCGAAAAAACTGGAAAAACAAAGGCTCACCCAAAAAAGAAGAATTCTGTTAAAGCTAAAAAAGGTCATGGCCGCAAACCTGCTAAAAATTATACCGGGGCAAAAAAAGTCAGAGTCTTCCATGATACTCTTAAACCTGGAGACAACTGCCCTGAATGTTTAAAGGGCAAGGTATATGAATTAAAGGAGCCGCAGCGAATCATACGCATCACCGGAAACGCTCCATTAAGTGGAACTGTCTATGAAATGCAGCGTTTACGCTGTAATCTCTGTGGAGCAATTTTCACCGCATCGACACCTGAAAATGTGGGTGAAGACAAATATGATGCAAAAGCCAAGGCCATGATTGCTCTTTTGAAATATGGTACCGGTATGCCATTTAACAGACTTAAAGATCTTCAGCAAAGTCTTGGCATACCATTGCCTGCATCGACACAGTTCGAGATTGTCGATCAAATGGCAATGGAACTTACTCCGATTTATCAGGAATTTATCCGTCAGGGCGCTCAGGGCGATATCATTCATAATGATGACACCACTATGAAGGTTTTGTCCCTGATGAAGGAAAACAAAGAAAATAACCCGGAACGTAAAGGTATATTTACCACGGGTATACTGTCAAAAACCGATGATCATAAAATTGCACTGTTTTTTACCGGCCGTCAGCATGCCGGAGAAAACTTGATGGATTTACTTAAGCGTCGTATTGGTCTGAGCCCACCCATTCAGATGTGTGATGCTCTGTCCAGAAATGTTCCCAAAGAATTCGAAACTCTGCTGGCAAATTGTCTTACACATGGACGAAGACAGTTTGTTGACGTACTGCAAAGCTTCCCGGAAGAGTGCAGTTATGTACTCGAAATCCTCGCAGAGGTATATAAAAATGATAAGATTACCAAAGAACAGAACATGGAAGCTGAAGAACGGCTGCGGTTTCATCAGGACAACAGCGGTCCGCTGATGAAAAAGCTCAACACCTGGTTTCACAAACAAATAGACCAACATTTGGTGGAGCCCAACAGCGGGCTGGGCCAGGCTATTGGCTACATGCTCAAACATTGGGAGGCGTTGACCCTTTTTCTCAGGGAACCAGGTGTACCTTTGGACAACAATATTTGCGAACAGGCTTTGAAAAAGGTCGTTCTGCATCGCAAGAATGCTCTGTTTTATAAAACTGAGCATGGTGCCATGGTAGGTGATCTGTTCATGAGTCTGATTCATACCTGTAATTTATCCGGTACCAATCCTTTTGATTACCTGACAGCACTGCTGGAACATGCCTCTGAGTTGTCAGAATCCCCAGATAAATGGATGCCGTGGAATTATAAATCCGCACTGATTGAACCGGACAATCCTGAAGCATAA
- a CDS encoding IS4 family transposase produces MDIFNIPKKNFNPQSHTRFLKPLQKIFPDTPQLKSRGHRPLKMTFEDQLHALIFFHLQEHESARDLIQHLKEDDFAKECVAPDGGISRSSFSEIINSRGLEQLEYVFQALCSQAQNALPSNYSDLGELVSIDGSLIDAVLSMYWADYRKGAKKAKGHFGFDVNRKIPIKIHLTNGNGAERPFVRSILTKGQTGIMDRGYQSHKDFDLLQDEKKHFVCRIKAKTTRTIIKEQPVDPDSYIFYDAVVLLGTPGVNQTRKPVRLVGYKIAGVKYFVATDRYDLTAEQVATVYKLRWDIETFFKWWKKHLKVYHLIAHSRYGLMVQILAGLITYLLMAIYCHEQFNEPVSIKRIRQLRNTIQNELRTDEKNVWSDNLIIKEQMLYAKT; encoded by the coding sequence ATGGACATATTCAATATCCCAAAAAAGAATTTTAATCCCCAATCTCATACTCGATTTCTCAAACCTTTGCAAAAGATTTTTCCTGACACGCCACAGCTTAAATCCCGGGGGCACAGGCCATTGAAAATGACTTTTGAAGATCAGCTTCACGCACTGATATTTTTCCATCTACAAGAACATGAATCAGCTCGTGATCTTATTCAACACCTTAAAGAGGACGATTTTGCCAAAGAATGTGTCGCTCCAGATGGAGGAATCAGTCGTAGCAGTTTTTCCGAAATTATCAATTCTCGAGGACTTGAACAGCTTGAGTATGTTTTTCAAGCTCTTTGCAGCCAGGCACAAAATGCTTTACCATCAAATTATTCAGATCTCGGTGAACTCGTTTCCATTGATGGATCTTTAATTGATGCAGTTCTGTCCATGTACTGGGCTGATTACAGAAAAGGCGCTAAAAAAGCAAAAGGCCATTTCGGCTTTGATGTCAATCGCAAGATTCCTATAAAAATTCATCTGACAAATGGAAATGGCGCTGAACGCCCCTTTGTCAGGTCTATCCTTACAAAAGGCCAAACAGGAATCATGGATCGGGGGTATCAATCACATAAGGATTTTGATCTTCTTCAGGATGAAAAAAAACATTTTGTTTGCCGCATCAAAGCGAAAACAACAAGAACTATTATCAAAGAGCAGCCTGTTGATCCCGACAGCTATATTTTTTATGATGCTGTGGTTCTTCTTGGCACTCCTGGGGTAAACCAGACCAGAAAGCCGGTTCGACTGGTTGGTTATAAAATTGCCGGTGTCAAATATTTTGTGGCAACTGATCGTTATGATCTTACAGCCGAGCAGGTTGCAACCGTTTATAAGCTTAGATGGGATATCGAAACTTTTTTCAAATGGTGGAAGAAACATTTAAAAGTGTACCACTTGATTGCTCACAGTAGATATGGCCTGATGGTTCAAATCCTTGCGGGGTTAATAACCTACCTGCTTATGGCCATATACTGCCATGAACAGTTTAATGAACCTGTATCAATAAAGAGGATTCGTCAGCTTAGAAATACCATCCAGAACGAATTGCGTACTGACGAAAAAAACGTATGGTCTGATAATCTGATTATCAAAGAGCAAATGCTATATGCAAAAACTTAA
- the tnpB gene encoding IS66 family insertion sequence element accessory protein TnpB (TnpB, as the term is used for proteins encoded by IS66 family insertion elements, is considered an accessory protein, since TnpC, encoded by a neighboring gene, is a DDE family transposase.), with protein sequence MIQITPQMRILLAIDPVDFRKGIDGLNAVCRQVLRSDPFSGYVFIFRNKKATAIKIIMYDGQGFWMCQKRLSKGRFNWWPNKSGEAVRPLAVHELQLLIWNGNPVKAHVAPLWRPIPVKK encoded by the coding sequence ATGATTCAGATAACTCCGCAAATGCGTATCCTGCTGGCCATAGACCCGGTGGATTTCAGAAAAGGTATCGACGGTCTAAATGCTGTTTGTCGGCAGGTGCTGCGCTCCGATCCATTTTCAGGGTATGTTTTTATTTTTCGTAATAAAAAGGCAACTGCCATAAAGATCATTATGTATGATGGCCAAGGATTCTGGATGTGTCAGAAAAGGCTGTCTAAGGGACGTTTCAACTGGTGGCCAAACAAATCCGGTGAGGCGGTCAGGCCTCTGGCCGTTCATGAACTGCAGCTTCTGATCTGGAACGGTAATCCTGTAAAGGCTCATGTTGCACCATTGTGGCGGCCAATTCCTGTAAAAAAATAG
- a CDS encoding DUF4338 domain-containing protein yields the protein MFTYRGRVVTDKDIIFIKELIAQNPDASRRALSRKLCIAWNWVQANGALRDMVCRGMMLELHRAGFIRLPDKKCNPHNPFVERRKPKKIQINQTLLETKLAKIRPLEFCQVRRSPHEKMFNSLIEYYHYLGYCHPVGEQLKYIVYTDGRPIACFAWSSAARHIGCRDRFIGWDAKTRKKNLHLLAYNTRFLILPWVRVPHLASHLLGHMIKILALDWRKIYNHPIWYLETFVDKTRFAGTCYKAANWKYLGDTTGRGKNDQTFKPNRSIKAVWGYPLAKNFRSLLRGDTQ from the coding sequence ATGTTTACGTATAGAGGCAGAGTCGTTACTGACAAAGATATTATTTTTATCAAGGAGCTTATTGCTCAAAATCCGGATGCCAGCCGCCGGGCGCTTTCCAGAAAACTGTGCATAGCCTGGAATTGGGTCCAGGCCAATGGGGCATTGCGTGATATGGTCTGTCGGGGTATGATGTTAGAACTGCACCGTGCAGGATTCATACGTCTGCCGGACAAAAAATGTAATCCCCATAATCCATTTGTAGAACGTAGAAAACCTAAAAAAATTCAGATCAATCAAACTTTACTGGAAACAAAATTAGCCAAAATACGGCCGCTTGAATTTTGCCAGGTACGCAGAAGCCCGCATGAAAAAATGTTCAACAGCCTGATCGAGTATTACCATTATCTGGGTTACTGCCATCCAGTGGGCGAACAGCTGAAATACATCGTTTATACTGATGGGCGGCCAATAGCATGTTTTGCCTGGTCTTCTGCAGCGAGGCATATAGGCTGCAGGGACAGGTTTATCGGCTGGGATGCGAAGACGCGTAAAAAAAATCTGCACCTTTTGGCGTATAATACACGATTTTTAATTCTACCATGGGTGCGCGTACCACATCTGGCCTCCCATCTTCTTGGTCACATGATAAAAATCTTGGCCCTGGATTGGCGTAAAATCTACAATCATCCCATCTGGTACCTTGAAACTTTTGTGGACAAAACCCGTTTTGCCGGTACCTGTTACAAGGCTGCGAACTGGAAGTATCTTGGAGACACCACCGGCAGGGGTAAAAATGATCAGACATTTAAACCGAACCGATCTATAAAGGCTGTTTGGGGATATCCATTAGCCAAAAATTTTCGCAGCCTTTTACGGGGGGACACACAGTGA